The genome window TGGGTGACATATATCTGTGCggtactatatatacattaaaaagagagatatataattgttaggcacttgattagtattatttttaattcttgaATATGTTAGTATGAGTGTTTTGACAAACTAATATGGTGcttaattgtattaatttaattttgtgatcgatataaatcatataataaGGGAACATGactttatttcaattatatatggAATTAATAACTCCAATGAGTACTCATGATCaatgactatttaatttatgCTTCTAATTGCTTTGCCATGAGATTAAGTTATTCATTATTATATCCATTGTCAATTTACTATTCATAAGCCATGTGTGGAGTCTAAATTAGTTGACTTAGTTATGATGATCCCGATTTAGAAGAGGATAAACGTGAAGAGGGGGAGGggtgaatatatttttaaatattttttaaaaaagatgaTATAGTCATATAGGTACGGTAACGATGGGTTTGATTCTTAGCAAGTCCATTACTAGTCCTTGCTCATTATTTggactttattatttattgtatttatttcttAGGTTGTTATCTTGCAGtttttatatcgtggaccacggtccacaatgcattgtggaccgtggtgtcaaaacgacgtcatttcagtaagtgggagacggagcccgtaattgacactacagttcatctcaaaagatactgtcttacatttgttttgatattatcgaatgaaactatagttatatcgaaatgtaactgtagttgttttgaaatgtaactgcagtgtatatgaactaatactgaataacatttcacatttgtgttttatattatcgaatgaaactgtagttatatcgaaatgtaactgtagttgtgttgaaatgtaactgcagtgcatatgaactgatactgaataacagtttcacatttgtgtttttatattatcgaatgaactgtagttatatcaaaatgtaactgcagttgtgttgaaatgtaactgaagttgtgttgaaatgtaactgcagtgtatatgaactgaaagtgagtggcgcgaattcatccatctgttttcattaatcaaaacgatgtcgttttgatgcgcggtccacaatgcattgtggaccacggtccacgatattaTTTGCGATTATCTTGGGGCTTTGTGTACTCTTTTGGACCTAGTATCCAagcaatattaatattaatattattttctacCCCCATTTCTTACATTTATACTTGATTTATTATGGACTCGGGTTCCATAAAACCATCAAATACTAACTATAGAAAGGTTCAGAAATAAATTCCTAAACTTAAGCCTAAGATCATgatataatattcaataatttgtttcttaattaattatttattcatggagtttctaaataaattctttttttttcttaggattttataattatgtcttctagaaaatattcatttGGGTTTGAGAAGCgtaagaataaaataataattgagcAACTAACTTAATCTTAAAAGGGAactcttgaaaaattcattataaaagaaactcaAATAGATGTGCAAAAAGATAATACCCaggaaaaattgttagatgCTAATCTTCATTTCGAAGATCAGATGATTGTGagattggaaaaaatttaaatgatagtgtGCACAACGATGATAGGTATCATTGTgacattgaaaataataagaatgttgATAGTTGTTTAGATGATGCTGGTCACAATGATAAACCAAATGATTCGcttttatttgacatatatgatcCAAGAAATTGGGATACCCTTGATtctaaattaatagatattcttATGAAAGATGATCCTAAAAgagatttatcaataaataaaggtCCTAAAGATAAATTCTCTAGAAGATTTTTGTCAGCATTTTACACAAAACATTTGCCAAGTGGAGAGAAATGTGATCGAGATTGGCTTGCATATTCAAAAGAACTTGACAAGGTGTTTTGTTTCTGTtgcaagatttttaaaaaagtatagaAAAGGTGTTTTGGTCAATGAAGGTTTTAGGTACTGGACACATCTTGGTGTTAGACTTAAAGAGCATGAAACGAGTGAAGATCATATGACTAATATGACAACTTGGATGGAGTTGCGTCTTAGATTACAAAAACATGAGACAATTGATAAATCGGCTCAAGAACAACTGTACttttggaagaaaaagaatatTGGAGGAAAGTACTATTTAGGATTATTGCAGCTGCGAAGTATCTTTCTAAATATAACTTGGCATTTCATGGAACAAGTGAGAAATTGTATGAGAATAACAATGGAAATTTTTCGGGTCTAATTGAAATGTTGGCTGAGTTTGATCCAATCATTCAAGAACATGTTTTACGTGCTAGAAATCATgatattcatcatcattatcttgGTCATAGGATTCAAAACGAATTGATACTTATGCTTACTACTGCAGTTAAACCAAAGAATATTATTGCATatcgaatattattgactatccCAAATACGGTTGCCTTTGCAGAAAggagttttttaaagttgaaattgttgaaatcttacttacgatcaagtatgttgcaagagagactcaatagattagctttaatctctctattgaaaatgagattttgggaggagttgatatcaaaagtttagTGGATGATTTTGCATCTAAATGTATACTacgcatgtcactttttaaatgaaatttagatgtatttttttatacaatatttatattttgaatttttggcaCAACTTTTAGAAaaactattaaatataaaaatcactTGAACAAAAGTGTCCAATTTAAGATATTGAACAGGGCCCGAATTTTTATTCGAACGGCCCTGACTGCGGCATCAACATGAATTTGTATGGTGTGTTCGAGAAGTGACCGGCATtagtaatttcattaatttattatttagacAAAGAATTGTAACATGCACCTAATTGACAAAGTCATGGATCAAACCTATAATTAAAACAAGGTAATAAGATGCGAATATAATTAAAACAAGGCTTGTGAATCTTGCAATATGCGTACCGTCGAGTAACGCAAGTTtaacacaaaattaaataaaaattaataacattatCAAAACCCTAGGAAAACTATAGGAAATGATAtcttaattcaaaataaaatattaaaattataaaaattactaCAACtaagtaagagttgaaaataatttaaacaccACTTGGTCCAGCGCCATCATTGGCTCCAAAGCGAGTTTCCATGGCTTGAGATTGTGCCTTCATTATggaaaacatatttaatttctcCATTACTTGATCACGGAGTGTTTCCATGCGGTGTTTCATGGGTTGTAGCTCAGGCAATTGAAGATCTGAATTGGATGGTCTACCTTTTTTAGCCTCTCTCAGAGCTCGATTGACCAACATTTCTTCATCGATTTGAGCTTCAAGGATGTTGATTTGAGAGGTCATCGCTCTCATTTTTGCCTCCTGGTGAGCACGGATAATAGGTTCAGCGATGTTGGCTTCTGTTGTGGGGATTTCACCAAAGTACTTGGTAAGGACGGTATTCATATCAGCGTTGCTAAAGGTAAAAGGTTTGCCAGATGGTGAGAATACCACCATCGCAATTTCGGTGCCACATAAAGTGGACATCTCACTggcttttttaaataaaatagtgcGCCGTTTTGAAAATGTTACAAGACCATGAACCTCATTTTCTATTCTAGCAAGGGGAACCCTGTGCTGACCTCTTGTCACTCCTCTAGAAGTATTTCTACGAgacattttcaagaaaattgaaTTTACTCATTAGTACGATGAGACAATGTAAATTGATAATGTAGAATGAATGTCGTATTTATAGCCAAGACTTTTCACTCAGCGGAATTTTTATatggttaaaaataaatataaatcaaTTTCTAAATTTATGACTTGGGCTTGGATAGAGATTTTTACAAT of Ipomoea triloba cultivar NCNSP0323 chromosome 3, ASM357664v1 contains these proteins:
- the LOC116013024 gene encoding agamous-like MADS-box protein AGL61 yields the protein MSRRNTSRGVTRGQHRVPLARIENEVHGLVTFSKRRTILFKKASEMSTLCGTEIAMVVFSPSGKPFTFSNADMNTVLTKYFGEIPTTEANIAEPIIRAHQEAKMRAMTSQINILEAQIDEEMLVNRALREAKKGRPSNSDLQLPELQPMKHRMETLRDQVMEKLNMFSIMKAQSQAMETRFGANDGAGPSGV